gaagcttagagaagctaacttaaaactacagttggataaatgcgagtttatgagaaaagaaactgaatttctcggtcacatcatcacaactgagggtataaaaccaaatcccaacaagatacaagcaattgtcaaattcccaattccaaaaaccccaaaagaaattaaatcatttctaggattatgtggtttctataggaaatttataccaaatttcgctaatatagtaaaaccattaacacttaaattaaaaaagggagcaaaaatcaatataaaagacagagactacgaactagcgtttgaaaagctaaaagtactcataacatccgacccaattttaatataccctaacttcgaaaaaccattttcattaactacagacgcgagtaatatggcaataggggccgtcctttcgcaagagcataagcctatatgctatgcaagtagaactctcaacgagcatgagttaaattattcaacgattgaaaaagaattattagcaatcgtttgggccactaaatactttaggtcctatctctttggtcgacaatttcaaatccttagtgatcacagaccactcgtctggttaaataatatgaaagaacctaacatgaaattacaaaggtggaagatcaagctaaatgagtttgatttccaaattaaatacgtcccaggaaaagaaaattatgtggcagatgctctgtccagaattcaattaaacgaaaacttcttaggcgaagatacaattagcacaagagcaacaatacatagtgctcaagaagacaacagtaaccatttacaaatcacagaaagaccacttaattattataatcgacaaatagaatttgaaaaaggaaccgagaacgaaacaaaagttacgaattactttcacaaaaccaacataaaaattacgtacaaagacatgactaatacgcatgccaaagaattaataacagaatacttatgcacaaagaaaagtgtgctatacttccacaacgaagcagattttccaatttttcaagaagcctacttagaaataataagtccaaataattcaacaaaggcaatgaaaactagtacaaaattaatagaccttcaaacatacgcagaattcaaagaattaatattaaaaaagcacaaagaattattacatccaggaattgaaaaaactattaattggttcaaagcaacccactatttcccagattatcaaaatttaattcaaaatctaataaatgaatgtgagatttgcaacatcgcaaaaacagaacacagagatacaaaattaactttcgaaataactccggaaatcgctaatatccgagaaaaatatgtaatggatttttacatagtaggagataaacaatttttatcttgcattgatatctattcaaaatttgcatcattaatagaaataaaaagtagagactggctagaaaccaaacgagctatattacaagtgttcaaccaaatgggtaaacccatcgaaataaaggcagacaaagactcagcttttatgtgcacagctttacaattatggctaaaatcagaagcagtaaatattaatataaccactagtaaaaatggtatatccgacgtagaacgatttcataagacagttaacgaaaaactaagaatcattaacagcgactcagacgtcgaaaataaacttacaaaatttgaaactatactctacacgtacaatcataaaacaaagcacaaaacgactaacagaacaccagcggacatattcatatatgcaggtacaccagagtatgacactcaagctaataaagaaaaactaataaataatctcaacaaaaaacgaacaaattatgaaattgacactagatacaaacactcaccgttagttaaatcaaagacgacaaccccgttcaagaaaacaggagaactaagacaaatcgacgacaaacattttgaggaaactaacagaggcaggaaaataacacattacaaaaccaaattcaaaaagaaaaagaagactaatcaaagcaaatataacaattacaggtcaacaacagacagcgatcaaaacatacaagcaccagcttaaattaattattataatattactatcaataactgtaaactatataaatgcacagagtattgaaattaatcctatcaaagcccataacggatatctcatatttaaaacaggaaccatagacattccgacagattacgaattccactgtttaacggttaatataacaaaaaccgaagaaacttttaacaatttaattgaacaaagtaaagaattcaataaccttatacaaatcgaatacctagtagaaaaattaaacagagaaataaacggcttaaaaatagccaaacgcagcaaaagaggtttagttaacatagtaggaacagcatataaatacttatttggaacattagatcaagaagacaaagcagaaattgaacaaaaaataagcaacttagcagaaaacagcgtccaggttaacgaattaaattatataatagaagctataaacaaaggaatagaaatcatgaacgaactagatcaagagaaacaaaaaggaaagaaattagatatccttatatttaacttacaacactttacagaatatatagaagacattgagatgggaatgcagctcacaagattaggaatttttaacccaaaattactaaaacatgactatttgttgcatgttaattctgagaaattgttgaatacaaaaacttccacttggtttaaatcagatacaaacgaaatactgataatatcccatattcctcgagaaataataaaaagcccggtattcgaaataattccatacccggatgaaaataataatattttgacagaaatagctcatgaaaaatattttacccaagataaaaaagtttatagcagagaaacaaaaaaattaattaataatgaatgtttaacaggaattttaaaccaaataacatcagaatgtagttatactaaaattttgcaaaattttcaaatcaactacatagaaccaaatataattttaacttggaatttaccaaaaactatattaaaccataattgtataaataacgaaataacaatagaaggaaacaatataataaaaatctttaattgttcattgcaaattaatgaaatttcaatttcaaacaatatgttagattatactcaaagcatttacgtaagcaatgatgttataaaattagaaccactttcgtttgtacaaacgaaacaaattataaatgcacatacaaaatttaacaatgtattccagataattacaataaccatatttgtaatcatattaataagtttaacactgtatttgacatataagttcaaaagcatacctaagaaattaattataaaatataaaaaacccaaagtagaagaaacacctacaataataggagatataccaattgtaaaagaagaaaatgttacactatatccaaacttaaacacctgaggacaggcacttttctaatggttgggggagtgacatatccatagtcgcacccaccctttaacataacttagcacataagcataagcacaattataaacatttctaatattgtaaacaaagagcctggtgataacatcgacattggtcaagatcaaactgtccccctttggtagacataaacaattcaccctaaatatcacgccactgtcaatgttcccatcagagtactatcccacgcataattgctgacgcagctcaaacttcactcaattttgactcaaactctctcaaagcgaagtttgctaagcgaccgcaacagttagataaatcagttcatattcgggaagcaaatctgaatgtactcaacaaaagtagccgttaagtgaaaataataaattgaaatatatttttttatagtaacctaacgtgcaaaacttaattatatatatatatatatatatatatatatatatatatatatgcatattgtaAATTACATGTAAACATTTTTTGACTGTCCtagaatgaaaataaaaacacagcacacacacaaggtaGAAACTCGCTCGTTAATCGACATGGAGAGTGCGATGAAAAGCTCTCAAAAGTCTATAAAACAATTCTCAAAATCATTTCTAGGCAGCTatgccaaaaaacaaaatatatatatatatatatatatatatataaaatacaaaaaagcgAAGAACTAAGCAGCAAAAGTTGAATAAACAAACATATGCTAAACTTTGCTGGCCCAAAGTGCAGTCAGCTAGTAAATTTTTTATGTTGTAAGTCGCAAAACCGAAAGCCAgaaatggtaaaaaaaaaaaaaacgaactttGATGCAAGTCGCTTTTTGCAATCGGCCCAAAGGCAAAATGTGCAGAATTCGAAGCTGCGGCGAGTTTTTGGGCGCTTTGTTGAAAACGATTGCGGATCGGTTATTATATAGTACGAGATACGATATGTACATGTTGTGTACGAGAGTaagtgacaaaaaaaaacaaaacaaaacaaaacaaaaaaccaaaacagctTTAAGCGTACTGTTGAATTTTTTCTAGCATTTTCCCTGTTAACGTTCGTTATGCGTAGAAGAACATgctttatacaaatattatttgtagtGCTCTATTGTTAAAAAGAAACTCAATGACAACTtcatgcacaacaacaacaacaagaacaacaacaacaacattggtAAACCggatcaacaacagcaacaaccagaAGAAATGCGTCCTTgtaacaaaaatcaatttcagtCAATTAGAaaacacaaagaaaaacaaaacataggaaaacaaaatacaaagaaaagaaagaaatgttacagcaacaacataatGAGCAACATAAATAAAGACAACAagcacatttttttaaaacaaaacaaaaataaaaaccaaaatcgaaacatttttcattatttttctaCTGAAGGCGTCGtcaatacaaaaatatgaGCGAGAGAGACAAACTTGACGGCGCAGGCGCAAAAGCTTTAAATTGaacataataaaacaaaacgagtctcttttttatatatacatataaagagagagagagagagagagctatAGAGAGCAAGAGAGTGCGAGGAAAGTAGAAAGAAAACGTGtataaatcaaatacataAGTATGCCgtaaaagattttttaaacaaaataaaaacttaaataaatacacaataCTTTAAGCTAAACGCCGTTTTTTGAGTCGAAAGTCAATTTGTGGTTCGCGCCGGAAATGAGAACACGCAAAGACGTAAAGTAATATgtaaaatagttttaaaagCGTGGAAGAAACAATTACGAAAAGACATCAAAGAGTCAAAGTTTGATAGCTACTTATATATACGACTTACTTTCCTGTTCTTTTGTctctcttattattattatgattattattatatattgtcttatataaacatatcaGTTCTTATTATGTGTATGAGtaaaacgacaacaaaataCGAGCTAACGTTTACGATaatgaaatacaatttaaCTAATGTCTAATGCTAACGACGATGTTTCTTTTTACCATGCAACACAGACACAACACgaacacacgcatacacatgcaaGCACCTACATTGAGAAGCGCATAGAAAGGCGCAAGAGTTGCGCTTTAACATGATGTGAGCCTTGTACACTTTGACATGCTTTTATATGGTAGCAATCAATTACTTACGTACATCAGACATTTCTATcttcagtttatttttatagacatacatatgtacatacaccacagcacacaacacacaccaacacacacccgcacacccaCATACTTGGTAAAGAATTGCATACAAAGGAACCTACATACGAACGATCACTTGACTATTTTTGCTATAAGTAAGAAATTCCCCCCAGGAATATGTCAGTTTGCAGTTGGTACTCCTACTGACAAAAACACCTTTACTATATTGACAATAtctcttatatattttacactatactatatgaaaaaaaaaactaaaaaaccaaaaaaaaaaaacaaaaaattatatattaatatatacaagaaaacaaataaaaaaaatatgaaatacaagaaaaaatgtttaaggTAAAGATAATGACAAAGGACGGCAGTGaagttaaaattgtatttacaaATGCGTAACCAGCAAAAATGAAATCATTTTAATACTTTATACACGATACAACTCGAAGGAATATTGAGAAAAtatgaacaaaacaaaattaaataagaaaccCCCAAAATTCAACAGAAGACAGAAAGAACAGGACAAAATGaagatacatttatataaagcgCGATAATAAAGCGTACAGTTTGTAAGTATTCTACTAAGTAAGTAAAAGTAATTAAGTGGGCGCGTGCGATGAAtggaaaatcaattaaacacacacacacacacactcacatgctCGTTAGCTCGTTGTGTGTGgcatctataagaaaatggcgggcacgcacacactcacacacacacacacacacactttgagCGCGAATACTTTAAAAATTAGTCTAGGTACTAAGTCCCAGCAGGACACATTGGGCATCGAGTGATTCAGCAGAAGCAAGGccagtgtgtgtatatatatatatatatatacatatatatatatatgtgcaagaCAGTGTAATAGCTATGAGAAAACTGGTAACATACACTTACAGCAAACTATACAaggtaaaaattataataacaagaacaagTTTAAGACAAAAAGGTGCGCAAGCCATACACATAAATAGAAAGCATAACGAGAATTtaaatgaatacaaaaacaaaataaaattaataaaaggaaaaacaattttttcatttctatAAAGAAATCCGGTAAcgaatttgtatatttactacaagaaatacaaaaattatatatatatgtatatgcatatatattgataagtataaaacaaaaattaaaccaAAACGGCAAAGAAAAACCTTCATACGACCGCAAATATgcccatatatacatatacaaagatgtatatatatatatatatacatatatatatgtatgtcatataccatatatatatatatatatatatatatatatatatatagtagttATATaaccaagaacaacaaataaacatatagTTAAATTCAATAATGTTAAGCATATGATGAAACAGACGACAGGGGCGCGAGGCCGACGGTTAAAgtaattcaattatttataagaaCCCTtggaaaaataattaaaacacacacacggaaAATACGGCCATTTACAACACTTAAAAAACAGGATCATTCAGAAATTGCAATTATTGCCCTTTTCAACACTCACACAAagtcccacacacacacacacacactcacatacttACACTTAAGCAGAAAcagaaaattgtaaaactttACAACACTCACTCACAGTCCCacactcacaaacacacacacacacacacagagaatatcaagaagaaaatatgtattcaaaCGTTTAGCAAGAACATTTACAACTTACAACCTACCCCTCCACCCCCTTCCCCTCCCCAATTAACTGAAAATTGATAATGTCAAAAAATCAGATCACATTGTTCGGTTTGATGAGTACATAGAGCATGTTATAGGGTGGTGGCAGGCCTGAGAAGGGATTCCAATGAGCTGGTTAAAATCGGCATAAGCATAAGGACATCAAATATgcatgcgtatatatatatatacatatatataaatataaactataATGAAACATGATTTTAAAACGaatggaaaatttaaataatggcATTATAAGTTTAAGATAATGGTACATAAGTTTAAAAAACAATGGCAAAAGAAATCGCTctagagcaacaaaaaaaatatatatataatacaaattataatgaaataactgaagaaataaataaattaattcataatgattaataaacaaatatgaacattgttcaaaaacataaaacgCCGCACTTGTGTTTTCTTTCTGGTCAATTCGGgctaatggttttttttttcaggaaATATCCGATAGGAAATGGTTCTCTCCTTAATACTAGCAGCTAACACCCGGCTTTGCCCGAGCTTTAAGCACTTAAACATTTCAATAGGGAATATATATAACGGAGGGAATTCTAACACAGGATCACCATCAGGAAACTCCtgtaagatatattgaaacacccaaatttattgaaatttaccTAAAGAAAACATAACAAAACTCTGAAATATGCAGTACAAAAGAGTAATACGCTTAAAGTTCGAGCTCAACTCGACTTTTTAGACTTCTTGGCCAGCTGTTTGTCATCCCACCACTTGGCATACCATCTGGCGCTCCGCTCGGCGCTGCTGTCCGGATCATAGAGTGGCACATAGTCCATGTGTATAGAGGCGCGCAGGCGATTGTACATGAGCATGGAGGAGGTGAACGATGCAATGGCGCGTGGCGAGTAGCGTAGGCGATATTTGGTATAGGGATAGGCCACACGCACCACAAACTCCAGCAGAAAGGCCAGGAAGAAGAACAGAAAGTGTGGCATATACCACCAGCTGGTCTTCACCTTGAAACGTTCGCCCAGCAGCGCCATCTTTTGCACAAAGCGCGAAACATCGTTAATGCCCGTGTCGTCGGTCACAAAGACAGGCAATCCATTAACCGCCTTGCTGGACACCTTGAGCGCCTTGTAGGCACAGATATGACCCCAGGCCACGTTGCCAGCATAGACCAGCTGCTGCTTGCCGCCCACGCCCGCAATTCTCGGAAAGATCCAATCGCGCCGTGACAAATAATCAAAGATGTTGGTTATAAAATGCGAATCACATTCGCCATAGGTAAGCGGTGCGCGTATCGCACTGGTCGCCAGATAGTCTGTGAATGAATATGATAATTATAAATGTACAAGAGCGTAGAGCAGAGTCGGACTTACCCAGCTGATTCTGCAGCGGCGCTCCATTAGAGCTGAGCACAATGTTCTCTGCGCGCAGTTTGCTGGATGCATAGCCCGCAATTAGGAACTCGCCGTCCTGTTCCCAGAGCCTGGAGCTGTCCAGCGTGGGCGTGTCCGTTTTTGACTCTGTGGAATTGATGACAGCCGAGAAGGTGCTGCGCCCCTTAAAAGGCACAAAGCACACCGAGGTGCAGCTGCTGTAGACCAAACGCTTCACATTGTTCTGTATGCACAAATCCACGACAGCTCGGGTGCCTACGAGAGcaagacatacatatatacatatgtgtttatAAATATGATTTGAT
The sequence above is a segment of the Drosophila virilis strain 15010-1051.87 chromosome 3, Dvir_AGI_RSII-ME, whole genome shotgun sequence genome. Coding sequences within it:
- the LOC6624633 gene encoding 3 beta-hydroxysteroid dehydrogenase/Delta 5-->4-isomerase isoform X2, with protein sequence MGSSEGEVVLVTGGSGFLGQHLIKLLLEQRKQLGIKEIRSLDIVPYSNNIGHPETPMLRTFVADIGGERETLNKIFAGVDGVFHCAASVQIEYPPNYDELERVNINGTRAVVDLCIQNNVKRLVYSSCTSVCFVPFKGRSTFSAVINSTESKTDTPTLDSSRLWEQDGEFLIAGYASSKLRAENIVLSSNGAPLQNQLDYLATSAIRAPLTYGECDSHFITNIFDYLSRRDWIFPRIAGVGGKQQLVYAGNVAWGHICAYKALKVSSKAVNGLPVFVTDDTGINDVSRFVQKMALLGERFKVKTSWWYMPHFLFFFLAFLLEFVVRVAYPYTKYRLRYSPRAIASFTSSMLMYNRLRASIHMDYVPLYDPDSSAERSARWYAKWWDDKQLAKKSKKSS
- the LOC6624633 gene encoding 3 beta-hydroxysteroid dehydrogenase/Delta 5-->4-isomerase isoform X1, with protein sequence MWRLLCNLKEFSFETLDAMGSSEGEVVLVTGGSGFLGQHLIKLLLEQRKQLGIKEIRSLDIVPYSNNIGHPETPMLRTFVADIGGERETLNKIFAGVDGVFHCAASVQIEYPPNYDELERVNINGTRAVVDLCIQNNVKRLVYSSCTSVCFVPFKGRSTFSAVINSTESKTDTPTLDSSRLWEQDGEFLIAGYASSKLRAENIVLSSNGAPLQNQLDYLATSAIRAPLTYGECDSHFITNIFDYLSRRDWIFPRIAGVGGKQQLVYAGNVAWGHICAYKALKVSSKAVNGLPVFVTDDTGINDVSRFVQKMALLGERFKVKTSWWYMPHFLFFFLAFLLEFVVRVAYPYTKYRLRYSPRAIASFTSSMLMYNRLRASIHMDYVPLYDPDSSAERSARWYAKWWDDKQLAKKSKKSS